The following are encoded in a window of Saccharothrix longispora genomic DNA:
- a CDS encoding glycoside hydrolase domain-containing protein: MDDKVLEAQRWVNATYGGVAGYKRCAEDGRTGWGTMWSLTMGLQHELGISPLVANFGPGTLAALQSLGDIGFGWNRNQDIVRIIQHALFCKGYWGANEYGGYGAVTTEAVKAMRRDMGLPDGGTGTAGGQTTPKIFKALLTMDAYVLLGGGREVVVTIQRWLNSRYWTRANYFIGPCDGHYSRDVQQALVRALQYEMGIAEPNGSFGPATKAGLQQRTQYVGTSGPVTQLFHAACIFNEPVPGTSGVGFRDTYTSATADFIRAFQRFSALPEHGNGDYATWAQLLVSTGDPDRPADACDTRFTITASRAQALYQAGYRAVGRYLDEAPGGTLDKEIKPGELQAIFAAGLRCFPIWQYNARQLVDFTYSTGYQHGMLAHERGVHYGFNRGTVIYFAVDYDATDPEITSNIVPYFLGVRGALNRQGGRYVVGVYGSRNVAARVSAEAYVSHSFVSGMSWGFSGNLGFPLPLNWSFNQIKEFQFQNGSDVFDLDRVVHRPGADFGVDSVGHAPTSVDQFLAYVREVHGLAVRHDPSRASKLVLEWLRYPKYNDFEWRTTFEGVDEGFISVCRDAGLRPPPEYDYQDPAFGVSISVDHLAATANAYLLKGAGERAGLTLGDLGGWCGDLITFYGEWVRDESENKDGYAYAMARLAKPNVQTTFMLNDLVEDMDGHRIGLAVKNGTSVVTAFEDLLLRGGHLSRVNNFFDSRYGTMTDANNAAVACLTGAPANPVDALKYAAARKLLVQQQSGGWIDPISITPSDLQAFCKGYADTLNILRGAENRRRSAMKAE, from the coding sequence ATGGACGACAAGGTGCTCGAAGCCCAGCGTTGGGTCAACGCCACCTACGGTGGCGTGGCCGGGTACAAGCGGTGCGCTGAGGACGGCAGGACCGGGTGGGGCACGATGTGGTCCCTGACGATGGGGTTGCAGCACGAGTTGGGCATCTCGCCCCTGGTGGCGAACTTCGGCCCCGGCACGCTGGCCGCGCTCCAGTCGTTGGGCGACATCGGTTTCGGGTGGAACCGGAACCAGGACATCGTGCGGATCATCCAGCACGCCCTGTTCTGCAAGGGGTACTGGGGCGCCAACGAGTACGGCGGGTACGGCGCCGTCACCACCGAGGCCGTGAAGGCGATGCGGCGCGACATGGGGCTGCCGGACGGCGGGACGGGCACCGCGGGCGGCCAGACGACGCCGAAGATCTTCAAGGCGCTGCTGACCATGGACGCCTACGTCCTGCTCGGCGGCGGCCGGGAGGTGGTCGTGACCATCCAGCGGTGGCTCAACAGCCGCTACTGGACCAGGGCGAACTACTTCATCGGTCCCTGCGACGGCCACTACTCCCGGGACGTGCAGCAGGCGCTGGTGCGGGCCCTCCAGTACGAGATGGGGATCGCCGAGCCCAACGGCAGCTTCGGGCCCGCCACCAAGGCCGGTCTCCAGCAGCGCACCCAGTACGTCGGCACGTCAGGGCCGGTCACGCAGCTGTTCCACGCCGCCTGCATCTTCAACGAGCCCGTGCCCGGCACGTCCGGGGTGGGGTTCCGGGACACCTACACGTCCGCGACCGCCGACTTCATCCGGGCGTTCCAGCGGTTCTCCGCGCTGCCGGAGCACGGCAACGGCGACTACGCGACGTGGGCGCAGCTGCTGGTGTCGACCGGGGACCCGGACCGGCCGGCCGACGCGTGCGACACGAGGTTCACCATCACCGCGTCCCGCGCGCAGGCGCTGTACCAGGCCGGTTACCGGGCGGTGGGGCGCTACCTCGACGAGGCCCCCGGCGGCACGCTGGACAAGGAGATCAAGCCGGGCGAGTTGCAGGCGATCTTCGCCGCCGGGCTGCGGTGCTTCCCGATCTGGCAGTACAACGCCCGCCAGCTGGTGGACTTCACCTACTCGACCGGCTACCAGCACGGGATGCTGGCGCACGAGCGGGGCGTGCACTACGGGTTCAACCGGGGCACGGTGATCTACTTCGCGGTCGACTACGACGCCACCGACCCGGAGATCACCTCCAACATCGTCCCTTACTTCCTGGGCGTCCGGGGTGCGCTCAACCGCCAGGGCGGCCGGTACGTCGTCGGCGTCTACGGTTCGCGGAACGTGGCCGCACGGGTGAGCGCCGAGGCGTACGTGTCGCACTCGTTCGTCTCCGGCATGTCCTGGGGCTTCTCCGGCAACCTCGGGTTCCCGCTGCCGCTGAACTGGTCGTTCAACCAGATCAAGGAGTTCCAGTTCCAGAACGGCTCCGACGTGTTCGACCTGGACCGCGTCGTCCACCGACCGGGTGCCGACTTCGGGGTGGACTCCGTCGGTCACGCCCCGACCAGCGTGGACCAGTTCCTCGCCTACGTGCGGGAGGTGCACGGCCTCGCGGTGCGTCACGATCCGTCCCGCGCGTCGAAGCTGGTGCTGGAGTGGCTGCGCTACCCGAAGTACAACGACTTCGAGTGGCGCACCACCTTCGAAGGCGTGGACGAGGGGTTCATCTCGGTCTGTCGCGACGCGGGGCTGCGGCCGCCGCCGGAGTACGACTACCAGGACCCGGCGTTCGGCGTGTCGATCTCCGTGGACCACCTGGCCGCCACGGCGAACGCCTACCTGCTCAAGGGGGCCGGAGAGCGCGCCGGTCTCACCCTGGGCGACCTGGGCGGTTGGTGCGGCGACCTGATCACCTTCTACGGTGAGTGGGTGCGCGACGAGTCCGAGAACAAGGACGGCTACGCCTACGCGATGGCGCGGCTGGCCAAGCCGAACGTGCAGACGACGTTCATGCTCAACGACCTCGTCGAGGACATGGACGGTCACCGGATCGGCTTGGCGGTGAAGAACGGCACGAGCGTCGTGACCGCGTTCGAGGACCTGCTGCTCCGGGGCGGCCACCTGTCCCGGGTGAACAACTTCTTCGACAGCCGGTACGGCACGATGACCGACGCCAACAACGCCGCCGTGGCGTGTCTGACGGGGGCGCCCGCGAACCCGGTCGACGCCCTGAAGTACGCCGCCGCCCGCAAGCTGCTGGTGCAGCAGCAGAGCGGCGGGTGGATCGACCCGATCAGCATCACGCCGTCGGACCTCCAGGCGTTCTGCAAGGGTTACGCCGACACGCTGAACATCCTGCGCGGGGCGGAGAACCGGCGGCGCAGCGCCATGAAGGCCGAGTGA